A window of Megalops cyprinoides isolate fMegCyp1 chromosome 13, fMegCyp1.pri, whole genome shotgun sequence genomic DNA:
CACAGACCATGCCTAAGAGGGAACTCTACATCCACCTGTTTTCTGGGCCGGTGCGCCCCTCACGTTTTCTCGCCAGATGACATTCAGGGactgacagagagcagatgTAACGGCGGCTTCACTCACTTGCGCTACCGCTCCCGAGTGCACCAGAGCCAGGTCAGGAATCCAGTCACAGCCTGGGACCACCAGCCCATATAGGGTTATCGTGTAGTACGGAACAGAGTAAAACATGTTCACCAGCATCTGGTCCAGGGCGAGAACACATACAGCCCAGTCACTTAAAGCAGTTAATACACAGTTCTTTTCCTCTGAGTCACTGTGACGCTGATGGTCATCACATGACCATCAATCTgcaattatgatttttttctgctcagaaATAGCTTTTTCATCTCATTGTACTTTTGCAAACAATTGTCCATTGTTAattgtaatttgtgtttgtatgtgccgCTCAATTGgttgttgtctttgtctttttttcaaatgaatgagtgaggTGTGTCTTAATGTCTATCATTGGTGGTTGGTGCTACAGAGACTTTTATTAGAGAGTTTAAATGACTGCTCAGATCGGTACTGGGGTGGGAGAAAAGGTTTAAATGTGTGGTGCTTTTTGGGCTCGAGTGAGGGTTCATGATTTGGAAAGAATGTCACAGCACTACCGTGCAGAGCAGCAATGGCTATGGTTAAACttatttgttttgccatttccTTTATCTCCCTACCTACTGTTCCTGTTTAGTTATCCCTGTTCCTGCCGTCTTCATTTtttgactgttttctttttaattattggggtacattttttaataataggctttatttttaattccccattttttggaaagaaattaaattcCTTGGGCTGGTTATTCTGGCATCTACCCTTCTTGAGAGTAGCCAGATGACAgtcacaattttaaaaacatgacagcaCCATTTTCTATTACGTATTTGAAAAGAAGCATGCGAGCAGGGTCTTTCGTCTCACCTGGATTTTGGGGTAGGCCGAGGGGTCCTTCAGGTAAGGCTCGTAGTGCTGCAGGTACTCCTGACACCACTGGGCTGAGCAGTCCAGCGCAACCTGAGACAGATACGGCACGCGCGTCACTCCCCCCGGCACCTCATTGAGCCGGGGCTGAGGGACGTGCTAAACGCACGTTTCAAATCTCACTTCGTTTCCAGCCTGCCCGTTAACTGGCAGCCTGCCGGTCCCGCGGGCTCGGATCAATGGGCATTACAACTGACCTGTGCTTCATAAACAGGTGGTAAGCTATGCTATGCAGGGACATTGCTTTGCAAAGAACTCCATCCCGTCATATCCCTCCAACTTTAGATTTGTGACTTTGTGACACTGGCATTCTATAGAGTTGCAGCAGATCTCTACAGCAGCGTAATGGGCTGCTGAAATTGTACTGTGAGCCATGGCCAAGTAGAGCACAGGGAAGACCAATCATTCTCATCATCTCAAGCATAACGATactttacactacattatttgCCACTCCAAGTAGCAACCATTAACTATACTTAGTATATACAAAGGATCTGTGGTGAGaattgaatagtgttatgctcacactcactggtctgggaatgttgttagtctggtctgacactgttgctcattcaacttgaatgcatacacttctgttcttttgtgctggaagtcgctctggataagagcgtctgctaaataaatgtaatgtaatatactagAATGCTAGACGTATCTGCAAACCACATGTCAGAAGAATCTTACCAAGCCTCTGAAGATGCAGAAAGCAATAGCAGGGATGAGGTAGATGGCAAAGAGAAAATCCAAGGGTCTTTGCACCAGGCTCTTCTTGTGGGCCTCCTGTATGCTctacacaacaaaaaacatggcCAACGTATAAAGTCCcgttttacatattttctgcatttgaatTACAGTGTCTTCTCACAAAGAATGATTCCATTTTCATGACTGTCTGCACAATTTGTGCACCTGTACTAAACACCAAAATGGACTGTTAATCTGAAGGTCTcagtagcagagacagacataGTAAATATCCCCCAAGCATGCCTGTGTAGAGGTCATTCACAAGATAAGGCGGctgggtgatttttttcccacacacagaaaaatgtatttccttgGCGGAGTGCTAGAAGTGTCAGCAGGAAGCTACTATTTATACCACCCTATTTATACATAAAACACACTGCGGGCAGTTTTCCCAGAGCGAGTATTTCACAGAAATATCATTTCTCAACCGTCCCAAACCAGGTTTGACAAAGCAACCACACGCTTATCCACTTTTCTGAGCGCGGGCCTCCGCTCCATGGCCAGACAGGGCCTCACCGTGGGCAGCGCCTCCCGGGTGGGCGGCTGGCTGAAGACGCGGAAGCACGCCCACACGGACAGCAAGACGTACGCCGTGTGGATGAAGAACAGCGGGCTCAGCTGCGTTCCGTATTTTCCTGGGGGGGGAGACGGGGGCAACAGTCAGCTTCAACAGGCTCACAGCATTTCAAAAACTGCAGTTTGCGCAGAGAGTAAGCACAACCACATCGCTGTGCTTGGGATAGAGAGAGTTCTggttttaaatcattttcttaCCAACAACGTTGCCAGGAATGTAGACTATGACACGCATCAGGAAGGAACCCACCCAGTAGAGGCCGATGACTCTGTAGCTCGCCCTTCCGAGAAACAAGACTCTCGATTAACGACGTGCTCATTTCTGCCACTGCATTTGGCCCATTCTAAAGTATTTATTTTGGCTCCTCTGAAACATGCTAACAAGGTCGGTTGAATGCTTATCCTGACAGGCTTATTGTTAACATTCTGTGCAAACAGAATCAGCAACTGGGGGGTGCGGGGTGGAAAAAGTGTATCATGTCTGTTGACGCTGCTGGTTCAAAACTGTTAGTCTGAGTCTCTGTGACTCAGGGTCAGCAGGAGTTCAGCCGTCTAGCCTTAAGGACAGACAAATCAGCTTCCCGCATAAGTCCTTTTGCATACTATTATGGAGGCCACGCTTGTGTTTTTCACGGTGTGAGAAAGACCACTGTAAATGTACACCCCTTGGACAAGGGGACCTGTCTGGTATATGGCTATGAACCCAGGCTGTCTCTTTAATGAAAATTCTCAAGCAGAGAGGCAATGGGTTTCATTTTGGCAGAAAGATCGAACCCACAGCTATCCAGTGTGAGAAGCTGCCCCTGGTGCCCCAAAGTCCCACTAGGCCACTGGACCAGTATTCACATGAAAATGGTCTGATGTCTGGAACGTTTTTACTAAACAGACAATACACACGCTACAGCAGTATCACAGGCACATACCCCCAGGTTATCGCTGCAACCATCAGCAAGTACATGAGATAGTGTGCGCAGCCATCCCAGTAGGAAATCATGTGCCCATGTGCTGTATTGATGTAAGGGTCTGCCTGGAATATGCATACAAAACGCTGTTAGCAACAGTGACCATAGCATGTCTCTCCTGTCTGGCACTCCTCAATAATTCATTGTCATGACAACAGAAGTCCTTGTGATTCAGTTTTGCTCACGTTTCACAGATATCAGTAGTCAGAAAAAGTCCAATACAGTGATTTCAGCACAATGTTTTAAATCTGATATTAATCCCAACTTACCTCTTTT
This region includes:
- the LOC118787955 gene encoding transmembrane 6 superfamily member 1-like codes for the protein MNASAGTGVFVLSLLSIPISYLFNFLIYTNSTEALVVAGVLTVLVIAISARILLKKKPPKDPLFYVYAVYAFFSVVNLIIGLEQDGIIDGFMTFYLKEADPYINTAHGHMISYWDGCAHYLMYLLMVAAITWGASYRVIGLYWVGSFLMRVIVYIPGNVVGKYGTQLSPLFFIHTAYVLLSVWACFRVFSQPPTREALPTSIQEAHKKSLVQRPLDFLFAIYLIPAIAFCIFRGLVALDCSAQWCQEYLQHYEPYLKDPSAYPKIQMLVNMFYSVPYYTITLYGLVVPGCDWIPDLALVHSGAVAQAQFAHIGASLHTRTPFTYRVPDANKTLFLAVNTLYGLMPQILSYRSINSPAFFMKLRPDKKD